In Candidatus Poribacteria bacterium, the DNA window AGGGAGCAGCTGCATTAAACGTTCGAGACTACGCGAAAGCGATTGAAGAATTTCAGCAGGTAATTCAACATAACAGCGAATCGGCTGAAGCACACTTCCACCTCGGTTTGGCACATTTTATGTTGGGAGATTATGAAAAGGCGATAGATGCATACCAAATGGCGATAGCGTGCGAACCGAGCGAAGCGATGGCGTATCTCAATCTCGCAGCAACCTATCGTTTGCTCAAACGCTATGACGAGGCGATTGACGTTTACACGCGTGCCATTCGTTTTATACCGAGCCACCCTGAGTTGCACTCTGAACTTGGGACAGTCTATACCTTTCAGGGCAAGCGGCGTGAAGCTATCAGTGCTTATAAAACAGCGATGCGCCTTAAACTTGAATTGAAACTCCAATCGAATTTAGACCAAAGTGCGTAAGTCCGACCGAGGTCCCCACCCGTTACTGGGAAAGATCGGGTTGTGTCTACGGAGGAATGGCTGTC includes these proteins:
- a CDS encoding tetratricopeptide repeat protein — its product is MKDRKTSAEHALTPEKSSVSSSGLQKELIQRGRVDIHAHQTAAKHLEQGAAALNVRDYAKAIEEFQQVIQHNSESAEAHFHLGLAHFMLGDYEKAIDAYQMAIACEPSEAMAYLNLAATYRLLKRYDEAIDVYTRAIRFIPSHPELHSELGTVYTFQGKRREAISAYKTAMRLKLELKLQSNLDQSA